A window from Urocitellus parryii isolate mUroPar1 chromosome 1, mUroPar1.hap1, whole genome shotgun sequence encodes these proteins:
- the LOC144254502 gene encoding olfactory receptor 2L13-like, with protein sequence MERWNETSNDFTLLGLFPQNQTGLLLLLLIIFVFVLACLGNSGMTALIFLDPRLHTPMYFLLSQLSLMDLMYISSTVPKMAINFLSGQKSISFLGCGVQSFFFLTMAGSEGLILASMAYDHFVAICHPLHYPIRMSKRVCLKMILGSWTLGSINSVSHTFYILHLPYCRSRAINHFLCDVPAMVHLACMDTWVYEYMVFVSTGLFLLLPFLGITVSYGRVLYAVFHMRSKEGRKKAFTTCSTHLTVVTFYYAPFVYTYLRPKTFRSPAEDKILAVFYTILTPMLNPIIYSLRNKEVLGVMGRVCGMFSPRKE encoded by the coding sequence ATGGAAAGATGGAATGAAACTTCAAATGATTTTACTTTATTGGGGTTGTTTCCTCAAAACCAAACTGGCCTACTTCTCTTGCTCCTGATCATCTTTGTGTTTGTTCTCGCCTGTTTGGGGAACTCAGGGATGACTGCCCTCATCTTCTTGGACCCACggctccacacccccatgtactttctCCTCAGCCAGCTCTCCCTCATGGACCTGATGTACATCTCCTCCACTGTCCCCAAGATGGCCATCAACTTCCTGTCTGGCCAGAAGAGCATCTCCTTCCTGGGCTGTGGTGTGCAAAGCTTCTTCTTCCTGACCATGGCCGGCTCAGAAGGTTTAATACTGGCCTCCATGGCCTATGACCActttgtggccatctgccaccctCTCCACTACCCCATCCGCATGAGTAAAAGGGTGTGTTTGAAGATGATCCTGGGGTCCTGGACATTGGGCTCCATCAATTCTGTATCACACACTTTTTACATCCTTCATCTTCCTTACTGCAGGTCTAGGGCCATCAATCACTTTTTATGTGATGTCCCAGCCATGGTGCATCTGGCCTGTATGGACACCTGGGTCTATGAGTACATGGTGTTTGTGAGCACAGGcctgtttctcctccttcctttccttggtATTACTGTTTCCTATGGACGGGTCCTTTACGCTGTCTTCCACATGCGCTcaaaagaggggagaaaaaaggCCTTCACCACATGCTCCACACATTTAACTGTGGTGACATTTTACTATGCTCCTTTTGTTTACACTTATCTCCGTCCCAAGACCTTCCGCTCCCCAGCAGAGGATAAGATCCTTGCAGTCTTCTACACCATCCTCACCCCCATGCTCAATCCcatcatctacagcctgaggaacaaggaggtcCTGGGGGTCATGGGAAGAGTGTGTGGGATGTTCTCCCCCAGGAAGGAGTGA